From Sceloporus undulatus isolate JIND9_A2432 ecotype Alabama chromosome 6, SceUnd_v1.1, whole genome shotgun sequence, one genomic window encodes:
- the NEUROD6 gene encoding neurogenic differentiation factor 6, which yields MLTLPFDESVIMPESQMCRKFSRESEDPKQIKKPDSFAKQIIHQGKSIKRSTAEDTEKEEGDDDREEEDENGLPRRRGLRKKKTTKMRMERVKFRRQEANARERSRMHGLNDALDNLRKVVPCYSKTQKLSKIETLRLAKNYIWALSEILRIGKRPDLLTFVQNLCKGLSQPTTNLVAGCLQLNARSFLMGQTGETSHHARSPYSSFYPPYHSPELNTPPGHGTLDNSKSMKPYNYCSAYESFYESTSPECSSPQFEGPLSPPPINYNGIFSLKQEETLDYGKNYNYGMHYCAVPPRGPLGQSSVFRLPTESHFPYDLHLRSQSLTMQDELNAVFHN from the coding sequence ATGTTAACTCTACCATTTGATGAGTCTGTTATAATGCCAGAGTCCCAGATGTGCAGAAAGTTTTCCAGAGAAAGTGAGGACCCAAAGCAAATCAAGAAGCCAGACAGCTTTGCAAAGCAGATTATACATCAAGGAAAAAGTATTAAAAGATCAACAGCAGAAGatacagagaaagaggagggggatgaTGACCGAGAAGAAGAGGACGAAAATGGTTTACCCAGGAGGAGAGGCCTTCGGAAAAAAAAGACGACCAAGATGAGAATGGAAAGGGTCAAATTCAGGCGACAGGAAGCTAATGCAAGAGAAAGAAGTAGGATGCATGGTCTCAATGATGCTCTGGACAATTTAAGGAAAGTGGTCCCTTGTTATTCCAAGACACAAAAACTGTCTAAAATAGAAACACTGAGACTGGCAAAAAATTATATCTGGGCTCTTTCTGAAATTTTACGAATTGGCAAGAGGCCTGATCTGCTGACATTTGTTCAAAATCTGTGCAAAGGTCTCTCCCAGCCAACGACAAACTTGGTGGCGGGATGCCTACAGCTGAATGCCAGAAGTTTCTTGATGGGTCAAACTGGGGAAACGTCCCACCATGCCAGATCTCCCTACTCCTCCTTCTACCCTCCCTATCACAGCCCAGAGCTGAACACTCCCCCAGGTCATGGAACACTTGACAACTCCAAATCCATGAAACCCTACAATTACTGCAGCGCTTATGAGTCCTTTTATGAAAGCACTTCTCCAGAGTGTTCCAGCCCACAGTTTGAAGGTCCCTTAAGTCCTCCCCCAATTAACTATAATGGGATATTTTCCCTCAAGCAAGAAGAGACTTTGGACTATGGCAAAAACTACAATTATGGCATGCATTATTGTGCAGTGCCACCCAGGGGTCCCCTTGGGCAGAGTTCTGTATTCAGGTTGCCTACAGAGAGCCACTTTCCTTACGACCTACATCTGCGCAGCCAGTCTCTCACCATGCAAGATGAATTAAATGCAGTTTTTCATAATTAA